A section of the Papio anubis isolate 15944 chromosome 4, Panubis1.0, whole genome shotgun sequence genome encodes:
- the GSTK1 gene encoding glutathione S-transferase kappa 1 isoform X3 yields MGPLLRTVELFYDVLSPYSWLGFEVLCRYQNIWNINLQLRPSLIGGIMKDSGSLSAMRFLTAVSLEHPEMLEKVSRELWMRVWSRDEDITQPQSILAAAEKAGMSAEQAQGLLEKISTPKVKNQLKETTEAACRYGAFGLPITVAHVDGQTHMIFGSDRMELLAFLLGEKWMGPVPPAVNARL; encoded by the exons ATGGGGCCCCTGCTGCGCACCGTGGAGCTCTTCTATGATGTGCTGTCCCCCTACTCCTGGCTGGGCTTCGAG GTCCTTTGCCGGTATCAGAATATCTGGAACATCAACCTGCAGTTGCGGCCCAGCCTCATAGGAGGGATCATGAAAGACAGTG GAAGTTTGTCTGCCATGCGTTTCCTCACCGCGGTGAGCTTAGAGCATCCAGAGATGCTGGAGAAAGTGTCCCGGGAGCTGTGGATGCGCGTCTGGTCAAGG GATGAAGACATCACCCAGCCCCAGAGCATCCTGGCG GCTGCAGAGAAGGCTGGCATGTCTGCAGAACAAGCCCAGGGGCTTCTGGAAAAGATCTCAACGCCAAAGGTGAAGAACCAGCTGAAGGAGACCACTGAGGCAGCCTGCAGATACGGG GCCTTTGGGCTGCCCATCACCGTGGCCCATGTGGATGGCCAAACCCACATGATATTTGGCTCTGACCGGATGGAGCTGCTGGCGTTCCTGCTGG GAGAGAAGTGGATGGGCCCTGTGCCTCCAGCTGTGAATGCCAGACTTTAA
- the GSTK1 gene encoding glutathione S-transferase kappa 1 isoform X1: protein MGPLLRTVELFYDVLSPYSWLGFEVLCRYQNIWNINLQLRPSLIGGIMKDSGNKPPGLLPRKGQYMANDIKLLRHHFQIPIQFPKDFFSVIIEKGSLSAMRFLTAVSLEHPEMLEKVSRELWMRVWSRDEDITQPQSILAAAEKAGMSAEQAQGLLEKISTPKVKNQLKETTEAACRYGAFGLPITVAHVDGQTHMIFGSDRMELLAFLLGEKWMGPVPPAVNARL from the exons ATGGGGCCCCTGCTGCGCACCGTGGAGCTCTTCTATGATGTGCTGTCCCCCTACTCCTGGCTGGGCTTCGAG GTCCTTTGCCGGTATCAGAATATCTGGAACATCAACCTGCAGTTGCGGCCCAGCCTCATAGGAGGGATCATGAAAGACAGTG GAAACAAGCCTCCAGGTCTGCTTCCCCGCAAAGGACAATACATGGCAAATGACATAAAGCTCCTGAGACACCATTTCCAGATTCCCATCCAGTTCCCCAAGGATTTCTTTTCTGTGATTATTGAAAAAG GAAGTTTGTCTGCCATGCGTTTCCTCACCGCGGTGAGCTTAGAGCATCCAGAGATGCTGGAGAAAGTGTCCCGGGAGCTGTGGATGCGCGTCTGGTCAAGG GATGAAGACATCACCCAGCCCCAGAGCATCCTGGCG GCTGCAGAGAAGGCTGGCATGTCTGCAGAACAAGCCCAGGGGCTTCTGGAAAAGATCTCAACGCCAAAGGTGAAGAACCAGCTGAAGGAGACCACTGAGGCAGCCTGCAGATACGGG GCCTTTGGGCTGCCCATCACCGTGGCCCATGTGGATGGCCAAACCCACATGATATTTGGCTCTGACCGGATGGAGCTGCTGGCGTTCCTGCTGG GAGAGAAGTGGATGGGCCCTGTGCCTCCAGCTGTGAATGCCAGACTTTAA
- the GSTK1 gene encoding glutathione S-transferase kappa 1 isoform X2: MGPLLRTVELFYDVLSPYSWLGFEVLCRYQNIWNINLQLRPSLIGGIMKDSGNKPPGLLPRKGQYMANDIKLLRHHFQIPIQFPKDFFSVIIEKGSLSAMRFLTAVSLEHPEMLEKVSRELWMRVWSRDEDITQPQSILAAAEKAGMSAEQAQGLLEKISTPKVKNQLKETTEAACRYGAFGLPITVAHVDGQTHMIFGSDRMELLAFLLVAKPYAVRAVQR, from the exons ATGGGGCCCCTGCTGCGCACCGTGGAGCTCTTCTATGATGTGCTGTCCCCCTACTCCTGGCTGGGCTTCGAG GTCCTTTGCCGGTATCAGAATATCTGGAACATCAACCTGCAGTTGCGGCCCAGCCTCATAGGAGGGATCATGAAAGACAGTG GAAACAAGCCTCCAGGTCTGCTTCCCCGCAAAGGACAATACATGGCAAATGACATAAAGCTCCTGAGACACCATTTCCAGATTCCCATCCAGTTCCCCAAGGATTTCTTTTCTGTGATTATTGAAAAAG GAAGTTTGTCTGCCATGCGTTTCCTCACCGCGGTGAGCTTAGAGCATCCAGAGATGCTGGAGAAAGTGTCCCGGGAGCTGTGGATGCGCGTCTGGTCAAGG GATGAAGACATCACCCAGCCCCAGAGCATCCTGGCG GCTGCAGAGAAGGCTGGCATGTCTGCAGAACAAGCCCAGGGGCTTCTGGAAAAGATCTCAACGCCAAAGGTGAAGAACCAGCTGAAGGAGACCACTGAGGCAGCCTGCAGATACGGG GCCTTTGGGCTGCCCATCACCGTGGCCCATGTGGATGGCCAAACCCACATGATATTTGGCTCTGACCGGATGGAGCTGCTGGCGTTCCTGCTGG TAGCAAAGCCTTATGCAGTCCGTGCTGTTCAACGTTGA